The following proteins are encoded in a genomic region of Deinococcus misasensis DSM 22328:
- a CDS encoding MDR family MFS transporter yields the protein MSHTMNPLTITPRERNLILGSIMVVMLLGALDQTIVSTAMPKIIEQLQGLELYSWVTTAYMLTSTVMVPIYGKLSDLYGRKPIMIIGVIIFLVGSMLCGLAGEFGSLPLLGDGMTQLVIFRAIQGLGGAALFTVAFAVIADIVPIEERGKIQGLFGAVFGLSSVVGPLIGGFLTDHGTMNILNHEVAGWRWVFYVNLPVGLVSLYMLFTHMPLLKMSLEKKPRIDYLGAALIVTTFVPLLLALTWGGHAYAWDSARIMGLFGVALVSLVLFIITEARVKEPILHLSLFKNPVFTASNLTSIVINMAFMGALMFLPLFMQQVLGISATNSGTSMLPLMMGMIVSSIISGNLISRFKQYKPVLIGGTLIMVLGIYLMTTVTSHSTQFDMVWRMVILGLGLGPAQSVFTIAVQNAVKPTEIGVATSASQFFRQIGGTIGVAIFGTVLTNTLTTELPKHVPQMPAQQGQSFNFSEGGMGLGGALDVTPKIKAAFAEQYNTIQKAFDGDKAAQQTVLANPQTPQQLKVLIQAGSLTPPAMKEQALARIKTSLDEQATKLATELNAGIKEGFAQSIIHLFRVGLWISLLALLLTFFVPQIPLKNRETNIRTVAAD from the coding sequence ATGTCCCACACGATGAACCCCCTCACCATCACCCCCAGAGAGCGGAATTTGATTCTGGGTTCCATCATGGTGGTCATGCTGCTTGGTGCGCTGGACCAGACAATTGTGTCCACCGCCATGCCCAAGATCATTGAGCAGTTGCAAGGCCTTGAGCTGTATTCGTGGGTGACCACCGCTTACATGCTCACCAGCACCGTGATGGTGCCGATTTACGGCAAACTTTCCGACCTGTATGGTCGCAAACCGATCATGATCATTGGTGTGATCATCTTTTTGGTGGGTTCCATGCTGTGCGGTCTGGCCGGAGAATTTGGCAGCCTGCCCCTCCTCGGGGATGGCATGACCCAACTGGTGATTTTCCGGGCCATTCAGGGTCTGGGGGGCGCAGCCCTGTTCACCGTGGCATTTGCCGTCATTGCTGACATCGTGCCCATCGAAGAAAGGGGCAAAATTCAGGGCCTGTTCGGAGCAGTGTTTGGTCTGTCCAGTGTGGTCGGACCTTTGATCGGTGGTTTCCTGACCGACCACGGCACCATGAACATCCTCAACCACGAGGTGGCCGGATGGAGATGGGTGTTCTACGTGAACCTGCCTGTCGGACTGGTCAGCCTGTACATGCTGTTCACCCACATGCCCCTCTTGAAAATGAGTCTGGAGAAAAAACCCAGAATCGATTACCTCGGGGCTGCCTTGATCGTCACCACTTTCGTGCCCCTCCTGCTGGCCCTCACTTGGGGTGGTCACGCTTACGCATGGGATTCCGCCCGGATTATGGGCCTGTTCGGGGTTGCTCTGGTGTCTCTGGTGCTCTTCATCATCACCGAGGCCAGAGTCAAAGAGCCGATTCTCCACCTCTCCCTGTTCAAAAATCCGGTGTTCACAGCCAGCAACCTCACTTCCATCGTGATCAACATGGCCTTCATGGGTGCCCTGATGTTCCTGCCCCTGTTCATGCAGCAAGTTCTGGGGATTTCCGCCACCAACAGCGGAACCAGCATGCTGCCCCTCATGATGGGCATGATTGTCTCCTCGATCATCTCGGGGAACCTGATTTCCCGCTTCAAGCAGTACAAGCCTGTTCTGATTGGGGGCACCCTGATCATGGTGCTGGGCATTTACCTGATGACCACCGTCACCTCCCACAGCACCCAATTTGACATGGTCTGGCGCATGGTGATTCTGGGCCTTGGATTGGGACCTGCCCAGAGTGTGTTCACCATCGCTGTGCAGAACGCCGTGAAACCCACCGAAATTGGGGTGGCCACCTCTGCAAGCCAGTTCTTCCGCCAGATTGGGGGCACCATTGGGGTGGCAATCTTCGGCACAGTGTTGACCAACACCCTCACCACCGAACTGCCCAAGCACGTTCCCCAGATGCCCGCCCAGCAAGGCCAGAGCTTCAACTTCTCGGAAGGTGGAATGGGACTCGGAGGGGCTCTGGATGTCACCCCCAAAATCAAAGCCGCATTTGCTGAGCAGTACAACACCATCCAAAAAGCCTTCGATGGCGACAAAGCCGCCCAGCAAACCGTTCTGGCCAACCCCCAGACCCCCCAGCAACTCAAAGTGCTGATTCAGGCCGGAAGCCTCACCCCTCCAGCCATGAAAGAACAGGCTCTGGCCCGCATCAAAACCAGTCTGGATGAGCAGGCCACCAAACTGGCCACCGAATTGAACGCAGGCATCAAAGAAGGCTTCGCCCAGAGCATCATCCACCTGTTCCGTGTGGGCCTCTGGATCTCCCTGCTCGCCCTGCTCCTGACATTCTTTGTTCCCCAGATCCCCCTGAAAAACCGCGAAACCAACATCCGCACCGTTGCTGCAGATTGA
- a CDS encoding MarR family winged helix-turn-helix transcriptional regulator translates to MQEIAVPQIFEFLKTHNELGYAMGNRMSERLEQEHNLQLKDLIIAREIHMGAKYPSEIAQKLRMPRDMVSRSIERLVQIGSISREIDPQDSRRTILSINPGGEERRKQVQQTLATAMQPVVESLNPEELFTLTSLMRKMLEAMYQQEGNKEKPCPTR, encoded by the coding sequence ATGCAGGAGATTGCCGTCCCACAGATTTTTGAATTCCTCAAGACCCACAACGAACTCGGGTATGCCATGGGCAACCGCATGTCTGAACGGTTGGAGCAGGAACACAACCTGCAACTCAAAGACCTGATCATCGCCAGAGAGATCCACATGGGGGCCAAATACCCCAGTGAAATCGCCCAGAAACTGCGCATGCCCCGAGACATGGTCAGCCGCAGCATCGAAAGGCTGGTGCAAATCGGCAGCATCAGCCGTGAAATTGACCCACAAGATTCCCGCCGCACCATCCTGAGCATCAACCCCGGCGGAGAAGAACGCCGCAAGCAGGTGCAGCAAACCCTCGCCACAGCCATGCAACCGGTGGTCGAATCCCTCAATCCAGAGGAGCTTTTCACTTTGACTTCATTGATGCGCAAGATGCTGGAAGCCATGTACCAGCAGGAAGGCAATAAGGAGAAACCATGTCCCACACGATGA
- a CDS encoding sensor domain-containing protein, translating to MNLNIVFSGDEIVPQHQTMTPEQRIDKLFSFSVLDTLDEAVFTRMAEDLSVFLNVRGVLISFMNAQKEWVRVCSHLPEGDSKALVVLCDYIVQAGQPVVVNDVQQTQRYMMPLPNDLQDVRSFLGMPLSTPGGHRLGAILAVCTEPRAFTARDIDIIQRFSDRVLSELEQRLLRAEFEQINEDLQTIMMNSPSGYVLLDAQEQIIGLNPAAERITGVLWQQGEDFNYKALKKDPAVSSSRESPVYSRWVGQGWFQVTRISMPRKDRTLLVFEDITDHVEHQIYLQDIAFKDHVTATENRHAFYAYLRSRFRSGPFAVAFLDLDHFKQVNDTYGHQAGDEVLKEVAQRIKTAVRSQDRVYRLAGDEFTVILGGDVSDETLQDISRRILKVMQAPFQLDVHQLHVGVSIGITRSISGEGVDDLLKRADRLMYEVKQGGKFNFRLG from the coding sequence ATGAACCTCAACATTGTTTTCTCTGGAGATGAAATTGTGCCACAGCACCAGACCATGACCCCCGAACAGCGCATTGACAAATTGTTCAGTTTCTCTGTGCTCGACACCCTTGATGAAGCGGTGTTCACCCGCATGGCCGAGGACCTCTCGGTGTTCCTGAACGTGCGAGGGGTTTTGATCAGTTTCATGAACGCCCAGAAAGAATGGGTGCGGGTCTGCTCCCACCTTCCAGAAGGGGATTCAAAGGCTCTGGTGGTGCTCTGCGATTACATCGTGCAGGCGGGACAACCGGTGGTGGTGAACGATGTGCAGCAAACCCAGAGGTACATGATGCCTCTCCCCAACGACCTTCAAGATGTACGTTCCTTTCTGGGGATGCCCCTCAGTACACCGGGTGGACATCGGCTTGGAGCGATTCTGGCCGTGTGCACCGAACCCCGTGCGTTCACGGCGCGGGACATCGACATCATCCAGCGCTTTTCGGACCGGGTGCTCAGCGAACTCGAACAGCGTTTGCTGCGAGCAGAATTTGAGCAGATCAACGAAGACCTGCAAACCATCATGATGAACTCCCCGAGCGGCTACGTGCTGCTGGATGCACAGGAACAGATCATCGGGTTGAACCCAGCAGCAGAACGCATTACGGGGGTGCTCTGGCAACAGGGGGAAGATTTCAATTACAAAGCCCTGAAAAAAGATCCAGCGGTGTCCAGCAGTCGGGAGAGTCCGGTTTATTCGCGCTGGGTCGGGCAGGGCTGGTTTCAGGTGACCCGCATCTCCATGCCCCGCAAAGACCGCACCTTGCTGGTCTTCGAAGACATCACCGACCATGTGGAGCACCAGATTTACCTGCAGGACATTGCCTTCAAAGACCACGTGACCGCCACCGAGAACCGCCACGCCTTTTATGCCTATTTAAGAAGCCGTTTCCGCTCTGGACCGTTTGCGGTGGCTTTTCTGGACCTCGACCACTTCAAGCAGGTCAATGACACTTACGGGCATCAAGCTGGAGATGAAGTCCTCAAAGAAGTGGCCCAGAGGATCAAAACTGCAGTGCGTTCACAGGACCGGGTGTACCGTCTGGCCGGAGATGAATTCACCGTCATTCTGGGCGGAGATGTCTCCGATGAAACCTTGCAGGACATCTCAAGGCGCATTTTGAAGGTCATGCAGGCCCCGTTTCAGTTGGATGTGCATCAGTTGCATGTCGGGGTCAGCATTGGCATCACCCGTTCCATCTCTGGCGAGGGTGTGGATGACCTGCTCAAACGGGCAGACCGCCTGATGTATGAAGTGAAGCAGGGTGGGAAGTTCAATTTCCGTCTGGGCTGA
- a CDS encoding caspase family protein — protein sequence MNLKTLGILACLGLCSVAYAENRALLVGLAEYKDPKANLRGPETDISLMKEVIGQLGFKPEQTRTLLNQQATRANILAQMRSWLTEGVGPQDRVIFYYTGHGAQVKDRSGDESDGCDESIVPYDLNVILDDEIQSILQQIKAREVLVMFDSCFSGTVTKSLFGNEDDVEADSKFWDKASTGCGIASNKEYSLDDGALDSIKDTPSQNYIEFSAAAENQVALGALRNGEGSAFTQAVYNGLSTLPKPISFEKLRDYAVDWIKQRAKNRAHTPQLSGPQKWLNTDFYAFGRADDPAPVASAPPVQPITSSSDLFTQLVRKTQFKVEAEPSQPSYRLGEKISFKVRSSKAGYLNIIELDPQGNMVVVFPNKYNDKNQVRAGEVVTLPGQRYGNFDLQAIEPIGKSRVLALVTSEPLNLLNANIGSLAGIFKVMAPEDAPAMTTAVTRAIGIFGPAPTSAPTTTPTPDTTPQPTTAPATPQNYYGAAELTLETTR from the coding sequence ATGAACCTCAAAACGCTGGGCATTCTGGCCTGTCTGGGCCTGTGCAGTGTCGCTTACGCCGAAAACCGCGCCCTTTTGGTGGGCCTTGCCGAATACAAAGATCCCAAAGCCAACCTGAGGGGACCAGAGACCGACATCTCCCTGATGAAAGAGGTGATCGGACAACTGGGCTTCAAACCCGAGCAAACCCGCACCTTGCTCAACCAGCAAGCCACACGGGCCAACATTCTGGCCCAGATGCGTTCATGGCTGACCGAAGGGGTGGGGCCACAAGACCGGGTGATTTTTTACTACACCGGGCACGGAGCGCAGGTCAAAGATCGCAGTGGGGATGAATCTGACGGCTGCGATGAAAGCATCGTTCCTTATGACCTGAATGTGATTCTGGACGATGAAATCCAGAGCATCTTGCAGCAAATCAAGGCCAGAGAGGTGCTGGTGATGTTCGACAGTTGCTTCTCGGGCACCGTCACCAAGAGCCTGTTTGGCAATGAAGACGATGTGGAGGCCGATTCCAAATTCTGGGACAAGGCCAGCACCGGATGCGGCATTGCCAGCAACAAGGAATACAGCTTGGACGATGGGGCTCTGGACAGCATCAAAGACACCCCCTCCCAGAATTACATTGAATTCAGTGCTGCAGCAGAAAATCAGGTGGCTCTGGGTGCCCTGCGAAACGGTGAAGGGAGCGCCTTCACACAGGCGGTTTACAACGGATTGTCCACCCTGCCCAAACCCATCAGCTTTGAGAAACTGCGCGATTATGCCGTGGACTGGATCAAACAAAGGGCCAAGAACCGTGCACACACCCCGCAACTCTCTGGACCCCAGAAGTGGTTGAACACGGATTTTTATGCTTTTGGCCGTGCAGATGACCCTGCTCCTGTGGCTTCTGCTCCACCTGTGCAGCCCATCACCTCTTCCAGCGACCTGTTCACCCAACTGGTCCGCAAAACCCAATTCAAAGTGGAGGCCGAACCCAGCCAGCCTTCATACCGTCTGGGCGAAAAAATTTCCTTCAAGGTGCGCAGCAGCAAAGCCGGTTACCTGAACATCATCGAACTGGACCCTCAGGGGAACATGGTGGTGGTTTTCCCCAACAAGTACAACGACAAGAATCAGGTGCGGGCCGGAGAAGTGGTGACCCTGCCCGGCCAGAGGTACGGCAATTTTGACTTGCAGGCCATTGAGCCCATCGGCAAAAGCCGGGTGCTGGCTCTGGTCACCAGTGAACCCCTGAACCTTTTGAATGCGAACATTGGATCTCTGGCAGGCATCTTCAAGGTGATGGCCCCAGAGGATGCCCCGGCCATGACCACCGCTGTGACCCGTGCGATTGGCATTTTTGGGCCTGCACCAACCAGCGCACCCACCACGACCCCAACACCTGACACCACCCCACAGCCAACGACGGCACCTGCAACCCCACAGAATTACTACGGGGCTGCTGAACTGACCCTCGAAACCACCCGTTAA
- a CDS encoding IS4 family transposase, with protein sequence MNYSRSGRNQYTLTRFLREHFPYRKNQLDTFSHMLQATLEGKHVVQQSIADRLPGEAQNTSKLRRVERFFSTHPLSQQHTASYLLDSLPHNKKLTLILDRTNWDLGQTPLNILMLAVLHPSTSTALPLCWTQLDHGGNSNTEARVNLLETLLQILPVERIGMLLADREFVGEDWLTFLLDRGVPFTIRIRENMYLDDLQAKLWFENLKPGEVGEVVHAVRLGGLAVWVQATLSEEGEKVIVISNVSDGLLLEPYSERFCIECLFKNLKSLGFRLENTHMTDPRHLERLVCLLSVVFVWAVKLGKQVIIPKKKHGRLARSVFRVGISMMLELFKKPLHALLDGLQSLFPKLVGY encoded by the coding sequence ATGAATTACTCCCGGTCTGGCAGAAACCAGTATACCCTAACCCGCTTCCTCAGGGAACACTTTCCCTACCGCAAAAACCAGCTCGACACCTTCAGTCACATGCTGCAAGCCACGCTAGAGGGTAAACATGTCGTCCAGCAAAGCATCGCTGACCGCTTGCCAGGAGAGGCCCAAAACACCTCCAAGTTAAGACGGGTCGAACGCTTTTTTTCCACCCATCCCCTCAGCCAGCAACACACCGCATCCTACTTGCTGGACAGCCTGCCACACAATAAAAAGCTCACCCTTATTCTCGACCGTACGAATTGGGACCTCGGTCAAACACCGCTGAACATCCTGATGTTGGCCGTGCTTCATCCCTCCACGAGCACCGCCTTACCATTGTGCTGGACGCAACTAGACCACGGTGGTAACAGCAACACCGAAGCCCGAGTGAATCTACTGGAAACCCTGTTGCAGATTCTGCCGGTAGAGCGTATTGGCATGTTGCTGGCAGACCGGGAATTTGTCGGTGAGGACTGGCTGACTTTCCTGCTGGATCGAGGTGTCCCTTTTACCATCCGAATTCGAGAAAACATGTACCTGGACGACCTTCAAGCCAAACTCTGGTTTGAAAACCTGAAACCGGGTGAAGTGGGCGAGGTGGTCCATGCAGTGCGTCTCGGAGGTCTTGCGGTGTGGGTTCAGGCTACCCTGAGTGAAGAAGGTGAAAAAGTCATCGTCATTTCTAACGTGTCAGATGGTCTTTTACTCGAACCCTATTCGGAGAGATTCTGCATCGAATGTCTTTTCAAAAACTTAAAATCGCTAGGTTTTCGGCTGGAGAATACTCACATGACCGATCCTCGCCACCTGGAACGCCTGGTCTGCCTGCTCTCGGTGGTGTTCGTGTGGGCGGTGAAACTGGGCAAACAGGTCATCATTCCCAAAAAGAAGCATGGTCGACTAGCCCGCAGCGTCTTTCGGGTGGGAATTTCGATGATGCTGGAGTTATTTAAGAAACCGCTACATGCTTTGCTGGACGGCCTTCAGTCTTTGTTCCCCAAACTTGTCGGGTACTGA
- a CDS encoding cytochrome ubiquinol oxidase subunit I, with protein sequence MDELLLSRWQFGVTTLYHFLFVPLTLGLSFMVAILHTIYYRTGNTEYKTLTKFFGKLFVINFALGVATGIVQEFQFGMNWSEYSRFVGDIFGVPLAIEALMAFFLESTFLGLWLFGWNRLPKPIHLLSIWMVALGSTFSAIWILVANAWMQMPVGYTMQNGKPMLSDIFAIVMSEQVQSQVPHTLVGGYITGGFFVLGISAYHLLRKNRPELFQKSFQVALIFSAVFSIMAATTGHKQAQHVAANQPMKLAAMEALWKTEEPASFSLFAIIDQEKGESLREIKLPILLSVLAHNNTTGEVRGIEELQKTLEAKYGPGNYVPPVAILYWAFRIMVGLGMAFILLSLWGLWSWWRGTLTTNRLLLGSALVLLFGPYIANSAGWIVTEMGRQPWVVYGLLKTAEGVSPNITTTYVWISMIGFTVLYAILAVVNFILIRRYALNVPTDTEAEPESPTPPVSGGRRLGEVK encoded by the coding sequence ATGGATGAACTGCTGCTCTCCCGATGGCAATTTGGAGTGACCACCCTGTATCACTTCCTGTTTGTGCCGCTCACCCTTGGACTCTCGTTCATGGTGGCGATTTTGCACACCATCTACTACCGGACCGGCAACACCGAATACAAGACCCTCACCAAGTTTTTCGGCAAACTGTTCGTGATCAATTTCGCGCTCGGGGTGGCGACAGGCATCGTGCAAGAATTCCAGTTCGGCATGAACTGGAGCGAATACTCCCGCTTTGTGGGAGACATCTTCGGGGTGCCTCTGGCCATCGAAGCCCTGATGGCTTTCTTTCTGGAATCCACCTTTCTGGGCCTCTGGCTCTTTGGCTGGAACCGCCTGCCCAAACCCATCCACCTCCTGAGCATCTGGATGGTGGCTCTGGGGTCCACTTTCTCTGCCATCTGGATTCTGGTGGCCAACGCATGGATGCAGATGCCGGTCGGATACACCATGCAAAACGGCAAGCCCATGCTCTCAGACATCTTCGCCATCGTGATGAGCGAGCAGGTCCAGAGTCAGGTCCCCCACACCTTGGTCGGCGGATACATCACCGGCGGATTTTTCGTGCTGGGCATCAGTGCCTACCACCTGCTGCGCAAAAACCGCCCCGAGCTGTTCCAGAAGTCCTTTCAGGTGGCTTTGATTTTCAGTGCGGTGTTCTCGATCATGGCGGCCACCACCGGACACAAGCAAGCCCAGCATGTGGCGGCAAACCAGCCCATGAAGCTCGCTGCCATGGAGGCCCTGTGGAAAACCGAAGAACCGGCTTCTTTCTCCCTGTTTGCCATCATCGATCAGGAGAAAGGGGAATCCCTGCGTGAAATCAAACTGCCGATCCTGCTCAGCGTGCTGGCCCACAACAACACCACCGGCGAAGTGCGCGGCATCGAAGAACTGCAAAAAACCCTAGAGGCCAAATACGGCCCCGGAAATTACGTCCCTCCTGTGGCGATCCTGTACTGGGCTTTCCGCATCATGGTGGGTCTGGGCATGGCGTTCATTCTGCTGAGCTTGTGGGGCCTGTGGTCGTGGTGGAGGGGCACCCTGACCACCAACCGCCTGTTGCTGGGCAGTGCTCTGGTCTTGCTGTTCGGACCTTACATCGCCAACAGTGCAGGCTGGATTGTCACCGAGATGGGCCGTCAACCGTGGGTGGTGTATGGCCTGCTGAAAACCGCCGAGGGGGTCTCCCCCAACATCACCACCACTTATGTGTGGATCAGCATGATCGGGTTCACTGTGCTGTACGCCATTCTGGCTGTGGTGAATTTCATCCTGATTCGCCGTTACGCTCTGAATGTTCCCACAGACACCGAAGCCGAGCCCGAGTCTCCCACCCCACCTGTCTCGGGGGGTCGCCGCCTTGGAGAGGTGAAATGA
- the cydB gene encoding cytochrome d ubiquinol oxidase subunit II: MMDLQALWFVLIAVLFIGYFFLEGFDFGVGMLLPILGRNDTEKRVILNSMGPFWDANEVWIITAAGAMFAAFPEWYATLFSGFYLPMFLILIGLIVRIAGIEFRGKVHRQSRKNLCDLLIFVGSFLPAFMWGLIITNIVRGLPIDASKNMVGGLDVIFHPYALLGGLVAVVVFILHGALFLTLRTTDNVRLKAHKAAENFWLPAGILLAVFAWLGRSQTNLFDGMGLVPGTLPLLAILSFLIIPIALKIKNDGLAFISGGLMILFATVVAFEGLFPNVMPSSLGAEYHLTIRNSSSSPYTLQVMSIVAVTLLPIVLGYQAYTYWVFRQRVTPQTLEGGY, from the coding sequence ATGATGGACCTGCAAGCCCTGTGGTTTGTGCTGATTGCCGTGCTGTTCATCGGGTATTTCTTTCTGGAAGGCTTTGATTTCGGGGTGGGGATGCTGCTGCCCATTCTGGGACGCAACGACACCGAGAAACGGGTGATCCTGAATTCAATGGGTCCTTTCTGGGACGCCAACGAGGTGTGGATCATCACGGCAGCCGGAGCCATGTTCGCGGCCTTCCCCGAGTGGTACGCCACCCTGTTCAGCGGCTTTTACCTGCCGATGTTCCTGATCCTGATTGGCTTGATTGTGCGGATTGCTGGGATCGAGTTTAGAGGCAAAGTGCACCGCCAGAGCCGCAAGAACCTGTGTGACCTGCTGATTTTCGTGGGGTCCTTCCTGCCTGCCTTCATGTGGGGATTGATCATCACCAACATTGTGCGTGGCCTGCCGATTGATGCCAGCAAGAACATGGTGGGCGGTCTGGATGTGATTTTCCATCCTTACGCCCTGCTCGGGGGGCTGGTGGCGGTGGTGGTGTTCATTTTGCACGGGGCACTGTTCCTGACTTTGCGCACCACCGACAACGTGCGCCTGAAAGCCCACAAAGCCGCTGAAAACTTCTGGCTCCCTGCGGGAATCCTGCTGGCGGTCTTCGCATGGCTGGGACGCAGCCAGACCAACCTGTTTGATGGGATGGGTCTGGTGCCCGGAACCCTGCCTTTGCTGGCGATCCTCAGCTTCCTGATCATTCCGATTGCCCTGAAAATCAAAAACGATGGGCTGGCTTTCATCTCGGGTGGCCTGATGATCCTGTTTGCCACGGTGGTTGCCTTTGAGGGCCTCTTTCCAAACGTGATGCCCAGCAGCCTCGGGGCCGAGTACCACCTGACCATTCGAAACAGTTCCAGCAGCCCTTACACCCTGCAAGTGATGAGCATCGTGGCCGTGACTTTGCTGCCCATCGTCCTCGGGTATCAGGCCTACACCTACTGGGTGTTCCGCCAGAGGGTCACCCCGCAAACGCTTGAGGGGGGCTACTGA
- the cydD gene encoding thiol reductant ABC exporter subunit CydD: protein MNGFLTRAGTRRLALTSAFFAGLHGLLTLALWFCAARVLTDLLNQKPFEVGALVLIGVFWAVRGALLHLRDFLVFRMAQSIKIQWRQELFQGLKQQNLDGAQEETLGKTLSVLDEGIEQVMKFHERFLPAAVGSPILAVMTLGMMVYHDWLSGVVLAVMGPLVVVFMVLIGYAAQNYQQQQFRSLSRLSTHFVRTMANLPIIRAYGWQQKHLQELQSTNATLRERTMKVLRVAFLSGFVLELGATLGTAMVAVAIGIRVFQDEMAYFPALYVLLLTPEFFMGLRNLGSEHHAFMEAKAVLPEVLALQKAVPEKSGRQDVLQTAPEIQVKDLRVDVGSGTLLDHVGFSVPSGGILNLSGPSGSGKTTLVGVLLGLRTPQAGEVRLNGCPIEDIHPEHLRKQVIYLSQHPVFISGTVRDNLKAAWEKATDLELTDALQKARLWDALQQRGGLDLTLSEGALNLSAGERARLALARAFLKPATLLVLDEPTAHLDLTTEQHLKPVIQSLMQGKTTVLITHRKGLSFKGAVQLDLGKALQKEAIHG from the coding sequence GTGAACGGTTTCCTCACCCGTGCAGGCACCAGACGGCTTGCCCTGACCAGTGCCTTTTTCGCTGGACTGCATGGCCTGTTGACGTTGGCCCTGTGGTTCTGCGCTGCACGGGTGTTGACGGACCTCCTCAACCAGAAGCCTTTTGAAGTTGGGGCTCTGGTGCTGATCGGGGTGTTCTGGGCGGTTCGTGGTGCCCTCTTGCACCTGAGGGACTTTCTGGTGTTCCGCATGGCCCAGAGCATCAAAATACAGTGGCGACAGGAACTTTTTCAGGGTTTGAAACAGCAAAATCTGGACGGTGCTCAGGAAGAGACCCTTGGAAAAACCCTCAGCGTGCTGGATGAGGGCATCGAACAGGTCATGAAGTTCCACGAGCGTTTCCTGCCCGCTGCGGTGGGCAGTCCGATTCTGGCCGTCATGACTCTGGGGATGATGGTGTACCACGACTGGCTTTCCGGGGTGGTTCTGGCGGTCATGGGGCCTCTGGTGGTGGTGTTCATGGTCTTGATCGGGTACGCAGCGCAGAATTACCAGCAGCAACAATTCCGCAGCCTGAGCCGCCTGAGCACCCACTTTGTGCGGACCATGGCCAACCTGCCGATCATCCGGGCTTACGGATGGCAACAAAAACACCTTCAGGAACTCCAGAGCACCAACGCCACCTTGCGCGAACGCACCATGAAGGTGCTGCGGGTGGCTTTCCTTTCAGGATTTGTGCTGGAACTCGGGGCCACTCTGGGCACAGCGATGGTGGCGGTGGCCATTGGCATCCGGGTCTTTCAGGACGAGATGGCTTACTTCCCGGCCCTGTACGTGCTGCTGCTCACCCCAGAGTTTTTCATGGGCCTGCGCAATCTGGGCAGCGAACACCACGCTTTCATGGAAGCAAAAGCCGTTCTGCCAGAAGTGCTTGCCTTGCAAAAAGCTGTCCCTGAAAAGTCTGGGCGTCAGGATGTGCTGCAAACAGCCCCTGAAATTCAGGTCAAGGACCTCCGTGTGGATGTGGGCAGTGGAACCCTGCTGGACCATGTGGGTTTTTCCGTGCCTTCAGGCGGGATTTTAAACCTCTCTGGCCCGAGTGGATCAGGGAAAACCACGCTGGTCGGGGTCCTGCTGGGCCTCAGGACCCCTCAGGCTGGAGAAGTGCGCCTGAACGGTTGCCCCATTGAGGACATCCACCCAGAGCACCTGAGAAAACAGGTGATTTACCTGTCCCAGCATCCAGTGTTCATCTCTGGCACGGTTCGGGACAACCTGAAAGCTGCATGGGAAAAGGCCACCGACCTTGAACTGACAGACGCCCTGCAAAAAGCCCGCTTGTGGGATGCCTTGCAGCAACGGGGTGGCCTTGACCTGACCCTCAGCGAAGGGGCCTTGAACCTCTCGGCAGGGGAACGGGCAAGGCTGGCTCTGGCAAGGGCTTTCCTGAAGCCTGCCACCTTGCTGGTTCTGGATGAACCGACCGCCCATCTGGACCTGACCACCGAGCAACACCTGAAGCCCGTCATCCAGAGCCTGATGCAGGGCAAAACCACCGTGCTGATCACCCACCGCAAAGGGTTATCGTTCAAAGGTGCTGTACAACTTGATCTCGGGAAAGCGCTGCAAAAGGAGGCCATCCATGGGTAA